A part of Maridesulfovibrio hydrothermalis AM13 = DSM 14728 genomic DNA contains:
- a CDS encoding valine--tRNA ligase, translated as MAESNLPKGYEPWDVEKKWLDHWEENKTFTPDPEAEGDPYSIVIPPPNVTGVLHMGHALNLTLQDILCRYQRQQGKNVLWVPGTDHAGIATQNVVERQLKTEGKTRDDLGRDKFIERVWEWKEEKGGHILKQIRRMGASVDWTRECFTFDEQRAKAVREVFVKLYEEGLIYKGNYIINWCNRCHTALADDEVEHSPRPGHFYHIRYKISDGSGELIIATTRPETMLGDTAICVNPEDDRFKHLIGKTAILPLVGRELPIIGDSYVDMEFGTGALKVTPAHDMNDWELGRKHNLEVLAVFDEDGNINENAPAKYQGIFKDDARAIIVNDLKGDGCLVSIEDHEHSVGECYRCKSVIEPHVSEQWFVAMKPLAEKARAAVPGETQIFPPNWEKVYYEWLDNIRDWCISRQIWWGHRIPAWTCEECGELIVSLTDPDKCKCGSTRLSQEEDVLDTWFSSALWPFSTMGWPDQTAELAKYYPTSVLITGFDILFFWVARMMMMGIHFQDQVPFKHVYIHALVRDEHGKKMSKSTGNVIDPLEMSGKYGTDALRFTLTAFAAMGRDIKLSEQRIEGYRHFVNKIWNSARFALMNFEDQKLDASLDDARGLANEWILHRLEEVKDSMSKSIEEYRFNEVAQTMYRFIWNEFCDWYLEMIKPDLYSDDQSRKGPTLKVLWTVLSETMVLLHPVMPFVTQEIWSVLPGIENDDIATVAFPEKRDNCRNAKAVEQMELFQGIVSAVRNIRTELLIAPSKKLELIVRTSSETAQTLLNDNADLIKALARLDSVVAGPDAQGPSASGTAVVQGNEIFVPLAGAVDFESELARLDKEFGKLDKELNVIEKKLSNKGFISNAPAAVVEKEKGKLAEINDKKAKLTELKERLVSVME; from the coding sequence ATGGCGGAATCAAACCTGCCCAAAGGTTACGAACCCTGGGATGTTGAAAAAAAGTGGCTCGACCACTGGGAAGAGAATAAAACATTTACACCTGATCCTGAAGCGGAAGGTGATCCTTATTCTATCGTTATTCCTCCGCCCAACGTGACCGGAGTGCTGCATATGGGGCATGCCCTGAACCTTACCTTGCAGGATATCCTCTGTCGCTATCAGAGGCAGCAGGGCAAAAATGTTCTCTGGGTTCCGGGGACAGACCATGCCGGGATTGCCACTCAGAATGTGGTGGAACGTCAGCTCAAGACCGAAGGTAAAACCCGTGATGACCTTGGACGTGACAAGTTTATTGAACGCGTCTGGGAATGGAAAGAAGAAAAGGGCGGGCACATACTTAAACAGATTCGCCGTATGGGGGCTTCTGTTGACTGGACCCGCGAATGCTTCACCTTTGACGAGCAGCGCGCCAAGGCTGTTCGCGAAGTCTTTGTCAAACTTTATGAAGAAGGGCTGATTTACAAAGGCAACTATATCATCAACTGGTGCAACCGCTGCCATACAGCTCTTGCTGATGATGAAGTGGAACACTCACCCAGACCGGGGCACTTCTACCATATCCGTTACAAAATTTCCGACGGTTCCGGTGAACTGATTATTGCCACCACCCGTCCTGAAACCATGCTCGGTGATACCGCCATCTGCGTTAACCCTGAAGATGACCGCTTCAAGCACCTTATCGGCAAGACCGCAATTCTGCCGCTGGTAGGACGCGAGCTGCCTATCATCGGTGATAGCTATGTAGATATGGAATTCGGAACAGGTGCTCTTAAAGTTACGCCTGCTCATGATATGAATGACTGGGAACTGGGCCGTAAGCACAATCTTGAAGTGCTCGCAGTTTTTGATGAAGACGGAAACATTAATGAAAATGCCCCTGCAAAGTATCAGGGTATTTTTAAAGATGATGCCCGCGCGATTATTGTCAATGATCTGAAAGGTGACGGCTGTCTCGTCTCCATCGAAGATCATGAGCATTCCGTGGGGGAATGTTATCGTTGTAAATCTGTTATCGAGCCGCATGTTTCCGAACAGTGGTTTGTTGCCATGAAGCCGCTGGCTGAAAAAGCCCGCGCTGCTGTTCCCGGTGAAACACAGATTTTCCCTCCTAACTGGGAGAAGGTTTACTACGAATGGCTGGATAACATCCGCGACTGGTGCATCTCCCGTCAGATCTGGTGGGGACACCGTATTCCTGCATGGACCTGTGAAGAGTGCGGAGAGCTTATTGTCTCCCTCACCGATCCGGATAAATGTAAGTGCGGTTCAACCAGACTCAGTCAGGAGGAAGATGTACTTGATACGTGGTTTTCTTCTGCGCTCTGGCCTTTTTCGACTATGGGCTGGCCTGACCAGACTGCTGAGCTGGCAAAATATTATCCCACATCAGTGCTGATTACTGGATTCGATATCCTGTTTTTCTGGGTTGCACGAATGATGATGATGGGTATTCACTTTCAGGATCAGGTTCCTTTCAAGCATGTCTACATTCATGCCCTTGTGCGCGATGAGCATGGTAAGAAGATGAGTAAATCCACCGGAAACGTAATTGATCCTCTTGAAATGAGCGGCAAATACGGAACCGATGCTTTGCGTTTTACTCTGACTGCCTTTGCAGCTATGGGACGCGATATCAAGTTGTCTGAACAGCGCATTGAAGGTTACCGCCATTTTGTGAATAAAATATGGAACTCCGCACGTTTCGCGCTTATGAATTTCGAAGACCAGAAACTTGATGCATCTTTAGATGATGCGAGGGGACTTGCCAACGAATGGATTCTGCATCGCCTCGAAGAAGTGAAAGACTCCATGAGCAAGTCCATTGAAGAATATCGTTTCAATGAAGTGGCTCAGACCATGTACCGCTTCATCTGGAACGAGTTCTGTGACTGGTATCTGGAAATGATCAAACCGGATCTGTACAGTGATGACCAGTCCCGCAAAGGACCGACTTTGAAAGTACTCTGGACTGTTCTTTCCGAAACTATGGTGCTGCTGCATCCGGTTATGCCTTTTGTCACTCAGGAAATCTGGTCTGTACTGCCCGGAATTGAAAACGATGATATCGCAACAGTTGCTTTCCCCGAAAAACGTGACAACTGCCGCAACGCAAAAGCGGTCGAGCAGATGGAACTTTTTCAGGGAATAGTTTCTGCGGTTCGTAATATCCGTACCGAGCTGCTCATTGCACCCTCCAAGAAACTGGAACTCATCGTGCGTACCAGCTCCGAGACTGCTCAGACACTGCTTAATGACAATGCTGATCTGATCAAAGCTCTGGCCCGTCTGGACAGCGTGGTCGCCGGACCGGATGCACAGGGACCGAGTGCTTCAGGTACTGCGGTTGTGCAGGGTAACGAA
- a CDS encoding BPL-N domain-containing protein, whose protein sequence is MSSIYILWDDSHIWGLLVQRALEAWEIDYKLVRGHQIAQGLLTRKPPAALIVPGGWARGKAQHLGGPGILAIQRYVQEGGDYLGFCGGAGLGLSGAGGLGLSNWQRKGFENRLHHFLSGHINIKLDQTNPLVPDSLGDKALLPVWWPGQFSPQESDSTTALGRYRKPGPDFWVADLCIGSLPEDTLSDWENMYGINLLPDFLHDRPALVSGKTGKGRFILSYPHLETPASPQANTWLSHILDQMLDAKPQVRSPLPAWELADTPIKWNDPDLLSARESLERIIATGQGHFLLFWRNPWLLGWRRGIPGAALNSLYALLCKVTSQNPGGESMQMWLSCKDEFMKYMKIFDKGVTGYLLAERFAMTMRSLEPDTIFPRGLQEQRNGLFGPPPGAGGIYAKLLSVLEDLAWLMHKES, encoded by the coding sequence ATGTCAAGTATCTATATATTATGGGACGACTCCCACATCTGGGGACTATTGGTCCAGAGAGCACTCGAAGCATGGGAAATCGACTATAAATTAGTGCGAGGGCATCAAATAGCGCAGGGACTGCTTACACGCAAGCCCCCGGCGGCACTCATCGTTCCGGGCGGCTGGGCCAGAGGCAAAGCTCAGCATCTGGGTGGCCCCGGAATTCTTGCCATTCAAAGATATGTGCAGGAAGGCGGAGACTACCTTGGATTCTGCGGAGGAGCAGGGCTGGGACTTTCCGGTGCAGGCGGCCTCGGACTTTCAAACTGGCAGCGCAAAGGATTTGAAAACCGCCTCCACCATTTTTTAAGCGGCCATATAAATATCAAGCTGGACCAGACAAACCCCCTTGTACCGGACTCTCTTGGAGATAAAGCCCTGCTGCCGGTCTGGTGGCCCGGGCAATTTTCACCGCAGGAAAGCGACTCCACAACGGCTCTTGGAAGATACCGTAAACCCGGACCGGATTTCTGGGTTGCCGACCTTTGTATCGGCTCTCTTCCGGAAGATACTTTATCAGACTGGGAAAATATGTACGGCATCAATCTGCTGCCTGATTTTTTGCATGACCGCCCCGCACTGGTTTCCGGCAAGACAGGCAAAGGACGCTTTATATTAAGCTATCCCCACCTTGAAACTCCGGCTTCGCCGCAGGCCAATACGTGGCTTTCGCACATACTTGACCAGATGCTTGATGCCAAGCCGCAGGTCCGTTCGCCTCTGCCGGCATGGGAGCTGGCCGACACTCCGATCAAATGGAATGATCCGGATCTGCTTTCTGCCCGCGAATCACTCGAAAGGATTATCGCAACCGGACAAGGGCATTTCCTGCTTTTCTGGCGCAACCCGTGGTTACTGGGCTGGCGTCGAGGAATCCCCGGTGCTGCGCTTAACAGTCTTTATGCATTGCTATGCAAAGTCACATCACAAAACCCGGGTGGGGAGTCAATGCAGATGTGGCTGTCATGTAAAGACGAATTTATGAAATACATGAAAATATTTGATAAAGGTGTAACCGGTTATCTTTTAGCTGAAAGATTTGCCATGACTATGCGATCTCTGGAGCCGGATACAATATTTCCCAGAGGACTTCAGGAACAGCGTAACGGACTTTTCGGGCCTCCCCCGGGAGCGGGCGGCATCTATGCAAAACTGCTTTCTGTTCTGGAAGACCTAGCATGGCTAATGCATAAAGAGAGCTGA